AGCAACGCCTTGCACTGCTCCAGCAGCGCGACGCGGCGTTTGGCGTCCTTGTCGCCGGTGCGGGCGGTGCGTTTCGCCTTGTCGGCCATCTGGTCGACCGACTGCAGGTCGGCCAGCATCAGTTCAGTGTCGATGGTCTCGATGTCGCGGATCGGGTCGACCGACCCGTCTACGTGGGTGATGTCGCCGTCCTCGAAGCAGCGGACCACGTGCACGATGGCGTCCACGTTGCGGATGTGCGACAGGAACTTGTTGCCCAGGCCCTCGCCCTCGGACGCCCCGCGGACGATGCCGGCGATGTCCACCAGCTGGAGGATGGCCGGGATGACCTTCTGCGTGGGGATGAAGCCCTGGATGGTGTCCAGCCGCGGGTCCGGCACCGCCACGGCGCCCACGTTCGGCTCGATCGTGCAGAACGGGTAGTTCTCGCTCGCGATGCCGGCGGCCGTCAGCGCGTTGAACAGGGTGCTCTTGCCGACGTTCGGCAGACCAACGATTCCGGCTTCCATCTCTCGGTGCTTCCTGAATCCTGGGGCGGGGAGCCCAATCGGGCGGGTAAGCCGAGGATTCTAGAACACCCGCCCTGCCCGCGTAAGCCGCGCGGCCGGGCGGGGTGGCGGGCGGGGGCAAAAATGCCGTAGTCTGGCGGTCAGCGGACCGCAATAATAAGCGCTACGCATTGACCAACTCCCCCAACCTGCCGAAGCGGCGCTTCGGAGAAAGGAGACGCGGCATGGCCACCCGGACGGCTGCGCTCGCCCTCATACTCACCCTGGTCTTGGCCCCCTTCGCTCCCGCTCAGGACGCGGTCGAAACGCCGCCGTCGAACCCCGGCCAGGCCGACCTGGACCAGGCGATTGAGCTGAAGATCAACGCCACGGACCTGAACGAGCTGAACAAGGTTATCGAGCTGCTCGACTCGGCGCTCGACAAGGGCCTGGACGACGACAACACCGGCTTCGCCAAAGAGATGCTGGTCGGCGCCCTGTTGCAGCGGGCCACCTCCATCAGCGGGGTGCTGCTGAAGCAGGCCTCGGGCGACCCGCGCCGCAACCCGCAGTGGCTGCAGCTGCGGATGATGGCCCTCACCGACCTCAACCGGATTGTCGGGCTGGACGACAAGCAGATCGACGCGTACCTGCTGCTGGGCCGGCTGCACTCGATGCCGCGCCCGCTGGGCGACCCGGTCGCCGCCCGCGACGCGCTGACCAAGGTCATCGATGCGCAGGACGTCGAGCCCGCCAAGCTGGCCCAGGCCTACGCCCTGCGCGGCGTCACCCGCAGCGACGCGGGCGACCGCCTGGCCGACCTGAACAAGGCGATCGAGCTGGAGTCCGAAAAAGTCGAGTACCTGGTGCTGCGGGCCCGCCAGCTGCACGCCGCCGAGCAGACCGAGCAGGCCCTGGAGGACGTCAACACGGCGCTTGAGCTAGACACCGAGAACCCCGCCATCCACCAGCTCAAGGCGTTGCTGCTGATTGGGCAGGAGAAGCTCGACGAGGCGATGGAGAGCTTCGACAAGGCTGCCGAGCTGGCGCCGGAAGACATCTCGTCCTACCAGCTGCGGAGCCAGCTGTTCGAGAAGATGGGCGACACCGAGCACGCGCTGGAGCAGATCGAACGCGCCATCGAGATGAAGCCAGAGAATCTGGGCGCGCGGCTGCTGAAGGTCAACCTGCTGATCAAGGCCCAGAAGTACGAGGACGCGCTGGCCGGCGTTGACGAGCTGTTGGAGATCCAGCCCGGCATGGTCCAGGCGTTGATGATCCGCGCGCAGCTGCTCGAGCAGCTCGAACGCGACGACGAGGCCCTCGCCGTGCTGGAGAAGCTGGCCGAGGCGCTGCCCAACCAGCCCGAGGTGCACCTGCAGCTCGCCGCCCACTACATGGACAACCAGCGGCCCTCCCGCGCAATCGACGAGCTGACCAAGGTGCTCAGCGTGGCCCCCGACAACCAGATGGCCCTCCGTCTGCGGGGCGACATGTATCTGTCGGTCGGCAAGCACAAGGAGGCGCTCGACGACTTCGCCCGCGCCTACGAGCAGACCCCCGACGACTCCGGCCTGCTGAACAACT
This genomic interval from Posidoniimonas corsicana contains the following:
- a CDS encoding tetratricopeptide repeat protein; its protein translation is MATRTAALALILTLVLAPFAPAQDAVETPPSNPGQADLDQAIELKINATDLNELNKVIELLDSALDKGLDDDNTGFAKEMLVGALLQRATSISGVLLKQASGDPRRNPQWLQLRMMALTDLNRIVGLDDKQIDAYLLLGRLHSMPRPLGDPVAARDALTKVIDAQDVEPAKLAQAYALRGVTRSDAGDRLADLNKAIELESEKVEYLVLRARQLHAAEQTEQALEDVNTALELDTENPAIHQLKALLLIGQEKLDEAMESFDKAAELAPEDISSYQLRSQLFEKMGDTEHALEQIERAIEMKPENLGARLLKVNLLIKAQKYEDALAGVDELLEIQPGMVQALMIRAQLLEQLERDDEALAVLEKLAEALPNQPEVHLQLAAHYMDNQRPSRAIDELTKVLSVAPDNQMALRLRGDMYLSVGKHKEALDDFARAYEQTPDDSGLLNNFAWTLATSPVDELRNGERAIELAKRACEVTDYKQPHILSTLAAAYAETGDFESAIDWSTKAVQMSEEDGPSSMTEALSKELASYMAGKPWRELQQEEDLDPLTDELPEKEDAADEPAPARSLDF